From the genome of Miscanthus floridulus cultivar M001 chromosome 10, ASM1932011v1, whole genome shotgun sequence, one region includes:
- the LOC136490206 gene encoding probable receptor-like protein kinase At5g20050: MGAGSSTWTHHLLLLCFFPVLAVATSSSHTTTINITNRCSYTVWPAAKPVGGGVRLDPGNTWVLQVPGGTVNGRVWARTGCSFDGPGNKSCQTGDCGGVLACKTSGQPPITMAEFTMGAFNSMDFFDITVVDGFNVPMDFLPVPVLSKGSSGCSRGPRCAADITLQCPDELKVPGGCRGACESCNGSTVNSNTVFYVRMCPDVYTYATDDNGPLVYNCSSGTDYQIIFCPPADLVSLSSPPPSPTANGTSRITYSSKSTKRLVGSIILGGSLGGFVLITSFIVFILVRRRRLQRRQKMQQEEEEAEFERLPGMPRRFTFEQLQEATDQFREKLGEGGFGSVFKGHFGEQAIAVKRLERAGQGKREFMAEVQTIGSIHHINLVRVIGFCAEKSHRLLVYEYMPRGSLDQWIFGRHSDDDDTLCLDWQTRCKIITHIAKGLCYLHEECMKRVAHLDVKPQNILLDDNFDAKLSDFGLCKLIDRDKSQVVTKMRGTPGYLAPEWLTSHITEKADVYSFGVVVMEIISGRKNLDTSRSEKSFHLITLLEEKLKSDRLVDLIDICSSSDSQAHKQEAIQMMKLAMWCLQIDCKRRPKMSEVVKVLEGTMSAETDIDHNFVVTNRASFGAPGIAGMSAPPLASEVSGPR, from the coding sequence ATGGGAGCCGGGAGTAGCACTTGGACTCACCACCTCCTGCTGCTGTGCTTCTTCCCTGTTCTCGCCGTCGCCACCAGCAGCAGCCATACCACCACCATCAACATCACCAACCGATGCTCCTACACCGTGTGGCCGGCGGCCAAACCGGTGGGCGGCGGCGTGCGGCTTGACCCAGGCAACACCTGGGTGCTCCAAGTGCCCGGCGGCACCGTCAACGGCCGCGTGTGGGCACGCACCGGTTGTTCATTCGACGGTCCCGGCAACAAGTCCTGCCAGACGGGTGACTGCGGCGGCGTGCTGGCATGCAAGACGAGCGGCCAGCCACCCATAACGATGGCAGAGTTCACCATGGGTGCCTTCAACAGCATGGATTTCTTCGACATCACCGTCGTCGACGGCTTCAACGTGCCCATGGACTTCCTGCCTGTGCCGGTGCTGTCCAAGGGATCGTCGGGGTGCAGCAGGGGGCCACGTTGCGCGGCTGACATCACGTTGCAGTGCCCCGATGAGCTCAAGGTGCCAGGGGGTTGCCGTGGCGCGTGCGAGTCCTGCAACGGCAGCACGGTAAACAGCAACACGGTGTTCTATGTTCGGATGTGCCCCGACGTCTACACTTACGCCACCGATGATAATGGTCCCCTCGTATATAACTGTTCGTCAGGAACAGACTACCAGATCATTTTCTGTCCCCCAGCCGATCTTGTGTCATTGTCTTCCCCTCCACCTTCACCTACTGCAAATGGAACAAGTAGAATCACATATTCGTCAAAATCCACTAAAAGACTAGTTGGTTCTATTATTCTAGGAGGTTCTCTAGGTGGTTTCGTTTTGATCACATCCTTCATCGTGTTCATCTTGGTGCGTAGACGACGATTGCAGCGGCGCCAAAAGATGCAGCAGGAAGAGGAGGAAGCAGAGTTTGAGAGGCTACCAGGGATGCCCAGGAGGTTCACATTTGAGCAGCTGCAAGAAGCAACTGATCAGTTCAGAGAGAAGCTCGGGGAAGGAGGATTTGGGTCCGTTTTCAAAGGACATTTTGGTGAGCAAGCAATCGCGGTGAAGCGGTTGGAAAGAGCTGGTCAGGGAAAGAGGGAATTCATGGCAGAGGTTCAGACCATCGGCAGCATTCACCATATCAATCTGGTGAGGGTAATCGGATTCTGCGCAGAGAAATCGCACAGGCTCTTGGTTTATGAGTACATGCCCAGAGGATCCTTGGACCAGTGGATCTTTGGCCGGCACAGCGATGATGACGACACTCTTTGCCTGGATTGGCAAACACGATGCAAGATTATTACTCATATAGCCAAGGGCCTCTGTTATCTTCACGAGGAGTGCATGAAGAGAGTTGCTCACCTGGATGTGAAACCACAGAACATCCTCTTAGATGACAACTTTGACGCTAAACTCTCTGATTTTGGACTGTGCAAGCTCATTGACCGGGATAAGAGCCAAGTGGTTACAAAAATGAGGGGCACGCCGGGATATTTAGCGCCTGAATGGTTGACATCGCACATCACAGAAAAGGCAGATGTATATAGCTTTGGTGTAGTGGTGATGGAGATCATCAGTGGAAGGAAGAACCTGGACACTTCTCGGTCTGAAAAGAGCTTTCATCTTATTACCTTGCTGGAAGAGAAGTTGAAGAGTGATCGGTTGGTTGATTTGATTGATATATGCAGTAGTAGTGACAGTCAAGCACACAAGCAAGAAGCAATTCAGATGATGAAGCTTGCAATGTGGTGCTTGCAGATTGATTGCAAACGAAGGCCTAAAATGTCTGAGGTCGTAAAAGTCTTGGAAGGCACTATGAGTGCAGAAACTGACATAGATCACAACTTTGTCGTGACAAATCGAGCAAGCTTTGGTGCTCCTGGAATTGCGGGCATGTCAGCTCCACCTCTAGCCTCAGAAGTGTCAGGCCCAAGGTGA